One window from the genome of Choloepus didactylus isolate mChoDid1 chromosome 2, mChoDid1.pri, whole genome shotgun sequence encodes:
- the LOC119526657 gene encoding small proline-rich protein 2E-like, translating into MSYQQQQCKQPCQPPPVCPPKCPEPCPPPKCVEPCPPPKCVVPCPPQPCQQKCPPVQPPPPCQQKCPPKCK; encoded by the coding sequence ATGTCTTACCAGCAGCAGCAGTGCAAGCAGCCCTGTCAGCCACCTCCTGTGTGCCCACCTAAGTGCCCAGAGCCGTGCCCACCCCCAAAGTGTGTGGAGCCATGCCCACCCCCAAAATGCGTAGTGCCGTGCCCACCTCAGCCATGCCAGCAGAAATGCCCTCCTGTGCAGCCTCCTCCACCTTGCCAGCAGAAGTGCCCACCTAAGTGCAAGTAA